A region of Paenibacillus thiaminolyticus DNA encodes the following proteins:
- the rihC gene encoding ribonucleoside hydrolase RihC: METVKKIPIILDTDPGIDDAVAIAAALFHESIDVRLITTVAGNVGLDKTTNNALKLLQFFGKDVPVARGAAKPLVRPAEDSSHIHGESGMDGYEFDEPTQAPLDHAVLQMRDTILNSPEPITIVPIGPLTNVALLLTLFPECKAKIERIVLMGGSASRGNHTPNAEYNIYADPEAASIVFNAGLPLVMVGLDVTSLATLTTEIVEKIKEMNKTGFMLYSLFQHYRGGSLKSRGLKMHDLCAIAYLVNPGLFQTKDCFVDIELAGTYTAGTTVTDITNRLGKPSNATVCLDIDVPAFREWAIEVLGKTV; the protein is encoded by the coding sequence ATGGAAACTGTTAAAAAAATTCCTATCATTCTGGATACGGACCCCGGAATTGATGACGCCGTTGCCATAGCGGCCGCCCTGTTCCATGAGTCCATCGATGTCCGGCTGATTACGACGGTTGCAGGCAACGTCGGCCTCGACAAGACGACCAATAACGCCCTGAAGCTGCTGCAGTTCTTCGGCAAAGATGTGCCTGTCGCCCGGGGCGCCGCCAAGCCTCTCGTACGTCCGGCCGAAGACTCCAGCCATATTCACGGAGAATCCGGCATGGATGGATATGAATTCGACGAGCCGACGCAAGCTCCGCTCGATCACGCCGTATTGCAGATGCGTGACACCATTCTGAACAGCCCGGAACCGATTACGATCGTTCCGATCGGCCCGCTTACGAACGTGGCCCTGCTGCTGACGCTGTTCCCGGAATGCAAGGCGAAGATTGAGCGAATCGTACTGATGGGCGGTTCCGCTTCCCGCGGCAACCATACGCCGAACGCCGAATACAACATTTATGCCGATCCGGAAGCCGCCAGCATCGTATTCAATGCCGGTCTGCCGTTGGTGATGGTCGGACTTGACGTGACCAGCCTGGCTACATTGACGACCGAGATTGTGGAGAAGATAAAGGAAATGAACAAGACGGGCTTCATGCTCTACTCCTTGTTCCAGCATTACCGGGGCGGCAGCCTGAAGAGCCGCGGCTTGAAAATGCATGACCTGTGCGCCATTGCCTATCTGGTCAACCCGGGTCTGTTCCAGACGAAGGATTGCTTCGTCGACATCGAGCTGGCAGGTACTTATACGGCCGGCACGACGGTCACCGATATTACGAACCGCCTTGGCAAGCCAAGCAACGCCACTGTATGTCTGGACATTGATGTTCCCGCTTTCCGCGAGTGGGCGATAGAAGTCCTTGGCAAAACCGTATAA
- the qoxA gene encoding cytochrome aa3 quinol oxidase subunit II — MKKRWPLSFLFLSLIILLTGCDSSLLVLDPKGPVAKTQSDTIIFSMFIMAGVLLVVYVLYIYMLTKYRASKAAPDYEPPHMEGSTWLEVTWTLIPVIIVIVLSVVTVRSTYAVETTPVGYEDQKPLIVYASSSNWKWHFSYPEEGVETVNYVNIPTNRPVEFRLYSYGPITSFWIPQLGGQKYAMSDMVTKLRLVAEHEGSFMGKNSNFSGEGFAHMDFEALAMSPEAFDKWVNEVKATAPELTSEEFDTLLATEHVGRKSYSSTHLAFKPAPEGEHAGHHHGSDDATAPESDSVHSGTNHTGAEHSDTDHANMNHSDMDHGAMNSSEPDHEQTEHSQHGN, encoded by the coding sequence GTGAAAAAGAGATGGCCGCTATCTTTTCTTTTCCTATCTCTTATCATCCTGCTAACCGGATGTGATTCATCACTGCTCGTGCTGGATCCAAAAGGTCCGGTGGCCAAGACCCAATCGGACACGATAATCTTCTCCATGTTTATTATGGCGGGCGTACTGCTGGTCGTCTATGTCCTGTACATCTACATGCTGACCAAGTACCGGGCGTCGAAGGCGGCGCCGGATTATGAGCCGCCTCATATGGAGGGAAGCACATGGCTGGAAGTTACGTGGACGCTGATTCCGGTCATTATCGTCATCGTTCTGTCGGTCGTTACGGTTCGATCGACCTATGCCGTTGAGACAACGCCGGTGGGGTATGAGGATCAGAAGCCGCTTATCGTCTATGCTTCCTCCTCGAACTGGAAATGGCATTTCAGCTATCCGGAGGAAGGCGTCGAGACGGTCAACTACGTCAACATTCCGACGAACCGGCCAGTCGAATTCCGGCTCTATTCGTACGGGCCGATTACAAGCTTCTGGATTCCGCAGCTCGGCGGGCAGAAATATGCCATGAGCGACATGGTGACCAAGCTTCGGCTCGTCGCCGAGCATGAAGGCTCCTTCATGGGCAAGAACTCCAACTTCTCGGGGGAAGGCTTTGCCCACATGGATTTCGAGGCATTGGCGATGTCGCCGGAAGCCTTCGACAAATGGGTGAACGAAGTGAAAGCCACCGCTCCGGAGCTGACGAGCGAAGAGTTCGATACCTTGCTCGCGACGGAGCATGTCGGACGCAAAAGCTACTCTTCGACCCATCTGGCCTTCAAGCCAGCGCCTGAAGGCGAGCATGCAGGACACCATCACGGATCGGACGATGCAACCGCTCCGGAATCAGACTCGGTGCACTCCGGCACGAACCATACTGGAGCGGAGCATTCGGACACCGACCATGCGAATATGAATCATTCGGATATGGATCACGGTGCGATGAACAGTTCAGAGCCGGATCATGAGCAGACGGAGCACTCTCAGCATGGCAACTAG
- the rbsK gene encoding ribokinase: MNHICVVGSLNRDTSHLLARLPMVGETVHGISTSSSAGGKGCNQAVSAARLGAKVAFIGKVGEDKAGDQLLTVLKEEQIDTSHIDVDPKVHSGEATILIQEDGKNAIIVTPGANMNIREEDIERAYSAIDKADIVIAQFEIPIPAVTQAFVYAKQQGKVTVLNPAPAKVIPEELLRATDILVPNESEMQIITGVEPSSDDAIRQAADRLLGYGIRYVIVTLGEQGALICHADGAAHVPAKRVTAVDTTAAGDSFIGALCSRLDLTQWQDVRHMEDIVRFANSFSALVVQRKGAISSIPYAHELESLQEKL, translated from the coding sequence ATGAACCATATATGTGTAGTGGGCAGCTTGAACAGAGATACAAGCCATCTGCTCGCAAGACTGCCGATGGTGGGGGAGACGGTGCACGGTATCAGCACCTCTTCCAGCGCCGGAGGCAAAGGCTGTAACCAAGCCGTATCCGCCGCCCGCTTGGGCGCAAAGGTCGCCTTCATCGGCAAGGTCGGTGAAGATAAAGCCGGTGATCAGCTTCTGACGGTGCTGAAGGAGGAGCAAATCGATACCTCGCATATCGATGTCGATCCGAAGGTGCATTCCGGAGAAGCGACGATCCTGATTCAAGAGGATGGGAAAAATGCCATTATCGTCACGCCAGGCGCCAATATGAACATCCGCGAGGAAGATATAGAGCGGGCTTACTCGGCCATCGATAAGGCAGATATCGTCATCGCCCAATTCGAAATTCCGATTCCGGCGGTGACCCAAGCCTTCGTCTATGCCAAGCAGCAAGGCAAAGTAACGGTTCTTAATCCAGCTCCGGCCAAAGTCATTCCGGAGGAGCTGCTGCGGGCGACCGACATTCTGGTGCCGAATGAATCCGAGATGCAGATCATTACGGGAGTGGAGCCCTCCAGCGACGATGCCATTCGCCAGGCGGCGGACCGGCTGCTCGGGTACGGCATCCGCTACGTCATCGTCACGCTGGGCGAGCAAGGGGCGCTCATCTGCCATGCGGATGGAGCCGCTCATGTGCCAGCGAAGCGCGTAACCGCGGTCGATACGACGGCTGCCGGCGATTCGTTCATCGGCGCCTTGTGCAGCCGCCTCGATCTCACCCAATGGCAGGATGTCCGCCATATGGAAGACATCGTCCGGTTCGCCAACTCCTTCTCGGCGCTGGTCGTGCAGCGCAAGGGAGCTATCTCTTCGATTCCTTACGCACATGAACTGGAATCTTTGCAAGAGAAGCTGTGA
- the dcuC gene encoding C4-dicarboxylate transporter DcuC, with translation MLEIIISIVLLVATGYLIAKNYDAKFVLLAAGIVLMIAAALLGHQVLSPEDSTGLALLDPFKQIGLVFVRQLGGVGLTIMVLFGFSSYMTHIGASDVAVHLLTKPLGRIKSQYILVPIVFLLGNLLSLVVPSASSLAVLLMATLYPVLKNTGMSSLTAGAIIATTATIIPTPLGADNVVAAENLGIDIIDYVFTYHAKISIPVLLIMAVAHYFWQKYMDKRQQGALHQDINDEKLSVKKDLPPAYYGLLPILPLVLVLVFGLLITSVKLGLVEITFICMALALVIEIIRKGSFKETSKQLSIFFTGMGTGLAQVVSLIVAAGMLVEGLKSMGIIDMLIESVRHIESAGVILMLSFAGVEGLITFISGSGLAVFYSVINIIPDISEKLGISGVMISLPMQLIANLVRSISPVAAVIIVVASIIKVNPIQIVKRTSVPVLVGVVSCLILSFIMFA, from the coding sequence GTGTTGGAGATCATCATCAGCATCGTTCTTCTTGTTGCAACCGGGTATTTGATCGCCAAGAACTATGACGCTAAATTTGTGCTCCTGGCCGCAGGTATCGTGCTTATGATCGCTGCCGCGCTGCTCGGACATCAAGTGCTTAGTCCTGAGGACTCTACAGGTCTTGCCTTATTGGATCCATTCAAACAAATTGGGTTAGTATTCGTGAGACAATTGGGCGGCGTCGGGTTAACGATTATGGTGTTATTCGGTTTTTCAAGCTACATGACGCACATCGGAGCCAGTGATGTCGCCGTGCATCTATTGACAAAACCATTGGGCCGCATCAAATCGCAGTACATTCTTGTGCCAATTGTGTTCCTGCTTGGTAACCTGTTGTCTCTGGTCGTGCCAAGCGCGTCCAGCCTGGCGGTTCTTCTCATGGCCACCCTTTATCCGGTCTTGAAGAACACAGGAATGTCATCGCTCACGGCTGGAGCTATCATTGCAACCACGGCGACGATTATTCCAACGCCTCTGGGAGCGGACAATGTCGTCGCTGCGGAAAATCTGGGGATCGATATTATCGACTATGTATTCACCTATCATGCCAAGATCTCGATTCCCGTGCTGCTGATTATGGCTGTCGCTCATTATTTCTGGCAGAAATATATGGACAAACGTCAGCAAGGCGCCTTACATCAGGACATCAATGATGAAAAGCTGTCCGTGAAAAAAGATTTGCCGCCTGCCTACTACGGTTTGCTGCCAATCTTGCCGCTTGTTCTCGTGCTCGTCTTTGGATTACTGATCACGAGTGTCAAGCTTGGGCTGGTGGAAATTACGTTCATTTGTATGGCGCTGGCCCTGGTCATTGAGATTATTCGCAAAGGTTCCTTCAAAGAAACCTCTAAACAGCTCTCGATTTTCTTTACTGGCATGGGCACGGGGTTGGCTCAAGTCGTCTCCCTGATCGTCGCTGCAGGTATGCTGGTCGAAGGCTTAAAATCAATGGGCATTATTGATATGCTAATCGAATCGGTTAGACATATCGAGAGCGCCGGCGTTATCCTGATGCTCAGCTTCGCAGGTGTTGAAGGCTTGATTACGTTCATCAGCGGCAGCGGATTGGCTGTGTTCTATTCCGTGATTAACATCATTCCGGATATTTCGGAGAAGCTGGGGATCAGCGGTGTTATGATTTCACTGCCAATGCAGCTCATTGCGAACTTGGTCCGCTCCATCTCGCCGGTAGCGGCCGTCATTATCGTCGTCGCCTCAATTATTAAGGTCAATCCGATACAGATCGTGAAGCGGACATCTGTGCCGGTTCTGGTCGGGGTCGTCTCTTGCCTCATCTTGTCGTTCATTATGTTCGCCTAA
- a CDS encoding SAM-dependent methyltransferase produces the protein MGQRTMPLWRALMDGGYAYGRAQAESLVLAGSVFVNGQQAAYAGERVKPDARIAVKGSERKYVGKGGLKLEGALRHFQIDVTGRIALDAGASTGGFTDCLPLWPSRNIANKAEKEAAP, from the coding sequence ATGGGACAACGGACAATGCCCTTATGGAGGGCGCTAATGGATGGCGGATATGCTTACGGCCGCGCACAGGCAGAGAGTCTGGTTCTTGCGGGGAGCGTCTTCGTGAACGGGCAGCAAGCGGCTTATGCAGGTGAACGGGTGAAACCGGATGCCCGCATCGCCGTCAAAGGGAGCGAGAGGAAATACGTTGGGAAGGGCGGCCTGAAGCTGGAGGGCGCGCTGCGGCATTTCCAGATCGACGTAACGGGCCGGATTGCGCTGGATGCCGGCGCTTCCACGGGCGGGTTTACGGATTGCCTACCGCTCTGGCCGTCGAGAAATATCGCAAATAAAGCAGAAAAAGAGGCAGCCCCATAG
- a CDS encoding LacI family DNA-binding transcriptional regulator produces the protein MATIKDVSRLAGVSVATVSRVLNQKGYVHEDTEKKVMNAIRELDYIPNDVARSLTKKSAKMLALIVPDITNPFFNELARAVEKVTQLYGYATILCNSDDTPANEKQYIHALKQKYIDGFILASNTLSAEEVQQLDVPVVTLDRTISDTIPTVASDNREGARLGVQYLLDRGCSKIAHIRGPQQLSIADERCQGYLDVVQEAAWFSPDLIVEGNFNLNQATDTVNRLLDRHPDIDGIFAGNDIMAMGALRAVQKRGIPVPDQMQIVGFDGISLGEMVYPELTTVAQSIYEMGLLAARMLIKMIERKPLDTMHYNLPVELVRRGTTR, from the coding sequence ATGGCCACGATCAAAGATGTGTCGAGATTGGCGGGCGTATCGGTCGCAACCGTCTCCCGGGTCCTTAATCAAAAAGGGTATGTCCACGAGGACACTGAGAAGAAAGTGATGAACGCGATTCGGGAACTGGACTATATTCCGAATGACGTCGCCAGGAGCTTGACCAAAAAATCGGCGAAAATGCTGGCGCTTATTGTCCCGGACATCACGAACCCGTTCTTCAATGAACTTGCCCGAGCCGTGGAGAAGGTGACCCAGCTATACGGATACGCGACCATTCTGTGCAACTCCGACGACACCCCTGCCAATGAGAAGCAATATATTCATGCGTTGAAGCAGAAATACATCGACGGCTTCATTCTTGCATCCAATACGCTATCGGCGGAAGAAGTCCAACAGCTGGATGTCCCGGTGGTTACGTTGGACCGGACGATTTCGGACACCATACCGACGGTCGCCTCCGACAACCGCGAGGGCGCACGGCTGGGCGTGCAATATCTCCTCGATCGGGGCTGCAGCAAAATCGCCCATATTCGGGGCCCACAGCAGCTATCGATTGCGGACGAGCGCTGCCAAGGATATTTGGATGTGGTGCAGGAGGCTGCATGGTTCTCTCCCGATCTCATCGTCGAGGGCAACTTCAATCTGAACCAAGCGACCGACACAGTCAATCGCTTGCTGGACCGCCACCCCGATATCGACGGAATCTTCGCCGGCAACGATATTATGGCGATGGGAGCGCTGCGGGCCGTTCAGAAACGGGGCATCCCCGTTCCCGACCAGATGCAGATTGTCGGCTTCGATGGCATCTCGCTAGGCGAGATGGTCTACCCGGAACTGACGACCGTCGCGCAATCGATCTATGAAATGGGACTGCTAGCTGCTCGAATGTTGATTAAAATGATCGAGAGAAAGCCGCTGGATACGATGCATTACAATCTTCCCGTAGAGCTGGTTCGGCGAGGGACGACGCGATAA
- a CDS encoding NAD(P)H-dependent flavin oxidoreductase produces MTKMNTELCKTLNITYPIVQAGMAGGPTTPDLVASVSEAGALGTLGAAYMEPEDIRAAVRLIRQRTAKPFAVNLFAADMTDDASRIAEVNEVLRGIRSELELGEPAPELHTPDRFEQQMQVLIEEQVPVISTAFGILPARFMEVVKRRGIKVTTMVTTVREAVEAERAGSDVIVAQGSDAGGHRGTFDIGLHPNGANIGTFSLVPQIADQVRVPVVAAGGVMDGRGLVAALALGASGVQLGTRFLTAAESGAHRAYKQALLDSTEESTVITRVFSGRPARGISNAFIRRFDESGVEPLPFPTQNSATNEIRKAAAVRNEADYMSLWAGQATRLLTDGDPASRIVMEIMEEAQQLLSELPALNQA; encoded by the coding sequence ATGACCAAGATGAACACGGAGCTGTGCAAAACTTTGAACATTACGTATCCTATCGTGCAAGCCGGCATGGCGGGCGGCCCGACGACCCCGGACCTGGTTGCGAGCGTATCCGAGGCTGGCGCCCTCGGAACGCTGGGAGCGGCCTATATGGAGCCGGAAGATATCCGGGCTGCGGTTCGGCTGATTCGCCAGCGGACCGCCAAGCCGTTCGCAGTCAATCTGTTCGCGGCCGATATGACGGACGACGCGAGCCGCATCGCCGAGGTGAACGAAGTGCTGCGGGGTATCCGTTCCGAGCTCGAACTTGGAGAACCGGCCCCGGAGCTGCATACGCCCGATCGGTTCGAGCAGCAGATGCAGGTGCTGATCGAGGAGCAAGTGCCTGTCATCAGCACGGCGTTCGGCATTCTGCCTGCCCGGTTCATGGAGGTCGTGAAGCGGCGCGGGATTAAGGTCACGACCATGGTGACGACGGTCCGCGAAGCGGTGGAAGCGGAACGGGCGGGCAGCGACGTTATCGTGGCCCAGGGCAGCGACGCCGGCGGCCATCGCGGCACGTTCGACATCGGCTTGCATCCGAACGGAGCCAATATCGGCACCTTCTCTCTCGTGCCTCAGATTGCCGATCAGGTTCGGGTTCCGGTCGTCGCGGCGGGCGGCGTGATGGATGGACGCGGTCTGGTGGCGGCCTTGGCCTTGGGCGCGAGCGGTGTGCAGCTCGGAACTAGGTTCCTCACCGCCGCCGAGTCGGGGGCCCATCGGGCCTATAAGCAAGCGCTGCTGGATAGTACGGAGGAGAGCACCGTCATTACGCGGGTGTTCTCGGGACGTCCGGCACGGGGGATCAGCAATGCGTTTATACGCCGATTCGATGAGAGCGGAGTAGAGCCCCTGCCGTTCCCGACGCAGAACTCGGCAACGAATGAGATTCGGAAGGCCGCGGCAGTACGGAATGAAGCGGATTACATGTCGCTATGGGCCGGCCAAGCTACGCGGCTGCTGACGGATGGGGATCCGGCCTCCCGCATTGTGATGGAGATCATGGAAGAGGCGCAGCAGCTGTTGAGCGAACTTCCAGCACTGAATCAAGCATAA
- the qoxB gene encoding cytochrome aa3 quinol oxidase subunit I translates to MKWDEFFVTGEPMIYGAMASIVIASLAILIGLTYFKKWGYLWREWLTTVDHKRIGVMYIIAALLMLFRGGVDALLMRTQLAAPDMKFLDAQHYNEIFTTHGVIMILFMAMPFIIGLMNVVIPLQIGARDVAFPRLNAVSFWLFFSGAMLFNISFVIGGSPDAGWTAYFPLASLEFSPTVGNNFYSIALQIAGIGTLMTGVNFIVTILKMRAPGMTLMRMPMFTWSVLITCVIILFAFPVLTVALALMMFDRMFGAQFFTMANGGMDMLWANLFWVWGHPEVYIVVLPAFGIYSEIISTFSRKNLYGYKSMVFSMVAISLLSFVVWAHHFYTMGHGAMVNGFFSVTTMAIAVPTGVKIFNWLFTMQKGKIQFTTPMMYALAFIPIFTIGGVTGVMLAMASADYQYHNTMFLVAHFHYVLIPGTVFAVIAGMYYWFPKIFGFRLNERLGKISFWFIAICFNITFLPLFFLGLNGMTRRMYTYSAETGFGPLNLIATIGSFGLAIGFAILVYNIYWSARYAPRDKTGDPWDARTLEWSTHSPVPEYNFAVIPNVKSMDAFWFWKKDKQPLYEEKIEEIHMPNNSGQPFVLGVIFFFLGFFLIFSWWIPSIIAGLGVLIMLAVRSFERDHGHHIPVKTIQETEQRLRGEQA, encoded by the coding sequence ATGAAATGGGACGAATTTTTCGTTACCGGAGAACCGATGATCTACGGCGCGATGGCCAGTATCGTCATCGCGTCGCTCGCCATCCTCATCGGACTAACCTATTTCAAAAAATGGGGGTACCTGTGGCGCGAATGGCTGACGACCGTCGATCATAAGCGCATCGGCGTCATGTACATTATCGCCGCGCTCCTCATGCTATTCCGCGGTGGCGTTGACGCCCTGCTGATGCGTACGCAGCTCGCGGCTCCGGACATGAAGTTCCTGGACGCGCAGCACTATAACGAAATCTTTACGACACACGGGGTCATCATGATCCTGTTCATGGCGATGCCATTCATTATCGGCTTAATGAACGTCGTTATCCCGCTTCAGATCGGGGCCCGCGACGTCGCATTTCCTCGCTTGAATGCGGTCAGCTTCTGGCTGTTCTTCTCCGGGGCAATGCTGTTCAACATTTCGTTCGTTATCGGGGGGTCGCCGGATGCCGGCTGGACCGCTTACTTCCCGCTCGCGAGCCTGGAGTTCAGCCCGACAGTGGGCAATAACTTCTACTCGATCGCGCTGCAGATTGCCGGTATCGGTACATTGATGACCGGGGTCAACTTCATCGTGACGATTCTCAAAATGCGCGCGCCTGGCATGACGCTGATGCGCATGCCGATGTTCACGTGGTCGGTTCTCATCACTTGCGTCATCATCCTGTTCGCGTTCCCGGTTCTGACGGTAGCGCTCGCCTTGATGATGTTCGACCGGATGTTCGGGGCGCAGTTCTTCACGATGGCCAATGGCGGCATGGATATGCTGTGGGCCAACCTATTCTGGGTGTGGGGCCATCCGGAGGTCTATATCGTCGTCCTGCCTGCGTTCGGGATCTACAGTGAAATTATATCGACATTCTCGCGCAAAAACTTGTACGGCTATAAATCGATGGTATTCAGTATGGTTGCCATCTCGCTCCTGTCCTTCGTCGTATGGGCGCACCACTTCTATACGATGGGTCACGGAGCCATGGTCAACGGCTTCTTCTCCGTCACGACGATGGCGATTGCCGTGCCGACCGGCGTCAAAATATTCAACTGGCTCTTCACGATGCAAAAAGGGAAGATACAGTTTACAACACCGATGATGTATGCCCTCGCCTTCATTCCGATCTTCACCATCGGGGGCGTAACGGGCGTCATGCTCGCGATGGCGAGCGCCGACTATCAATACCATAATACGATGTTCCTGGTCGCGCACTTCCACTATGTGCTGATTCCAGGCACGGTGTTCGCGGTTATTGCCGGCATGTACTACTGGTTCCCGAAAATTTTCGGCTTCCGTCTGAACGAGCGTCTGGGCAAAATCAGCTTCTGGTTCATCGCGATCTGCTTCAACATCACGTTCTTGCCGCTGTTCTTCCTCGGATTGAACGGCATGACGCGCCGGATGTACACGTACTCGGCCGAGACCGGCTTCGGTCCGCTGAACCTGATCGCCACGATCGGCTCCTTCGGTCTGGCTATCGGCTTCGCGATTCTCGTGTACAACATTTACTGGAGCGCCCGGTATGCGCCAAGAGACAAGACCGGCGACCCTTGGGATGCGCGCACGCTGGAGTGGAGCACGCACAGTCCGGTGCCGGAGTACAACTTCGCCGTCATCCCGAACGTGAAGAGCATGGACGCATTCTGGTTCTGGAAAAAAGACAAACAGCCGTTGTATGAAGAAAAAATCGAAGAGATTCATATGCCGAACAACAGCGGGCAACCGTTCGTTCTGGGCGTCATCTTCTTCTTCCTGGGCTTCTTCCTCATCTTCAGCTGGTGGATTCCGTCCATCATCGCCGGCCTGGGTGTGCTGATTATGCTTGCGGTCCGCTCCTTCGAGCGCGATCACGGCCACCACATTCCAGTGAAGACGATTCAGGAGACGGAACAACGATTGCGGGGTGAACAAGCATGA